In Lineus longissimus chromosome 5, tnLinLong1.2, whole genome shotgun sequence, the genomic stretch GTATCAAGTTTCAAATTatatagctttagcggttaagaaacgtgccattaaTATgcaaagagcaatctctagtgaactcacacaactgtttgacatgggggagccccccaaacccccgtccttctgacatatatagccagtacattgggggatgagtcccccaaaccccctcccccgttctctgaaagtgacagcttttagtcagtacatggggggaaggcccccccaaccccccccccccccattggactctaaaaataagaattccttggagacgctgaacaataaggccccataaagaaatagtccccgccccggtagctgtctcatatctgctggaagaagcagctctttgtggtgaaataataattgaatgcatgtcatgacacccaggagctttttctcatttctgaaacagttgcatggttggaatgaatttccaaatcagtccgtcaaatctctacgcaatgaaaattgaaatgttacAACTGtcccaccgacgttgtcctgtatgtcctagcagacgatttttaaataaatgatgtgattgatatacttgtagattggaatgaattatttcttcaatgatatgaaaattgaaaaccctctgacatgcccgAGTACAAAAAaccagaggcaagacacaccatgcatgtcatgacacccaggagctttttctcatttctgaaacagttgcatggttggaatgaatttccaaatcagtccgtcaaatctctatccaaatggaacattatgaccactctatatttgtgcagtagtgttaaaactgacttttttgaagtaaagtacgtaaatcgagaagaagaggacgtttacttcgtctgcaatgaaatgtcacaactgtctccgccgacgttgttgtcctgtatgttctagcagacgatttttagatacatgatgtcccacacccgcacttcaggacagtggcgccggtgtgaataaatctacttgcgtgaatggtcaatggctcatgacgtcatgaaataattgcgtcacgaggaaggaaacaatgggaatcatggtaactgtggttgcggtgcgtcgtgaaagcaggatcggcaagcgcggcccgtatggaatgcgacaaactgtaccggaaccagaattgtcatgggtctgcacaaattttttcagattcgatggacatgatggatatatgaattttgtttacactttatacattcgtaaccattacactcactacgttgtgtgagttaatatgtaaagagcaatctctagtgaactcacacaactgtttgacatgggggagcccccaaacccccgtccttctgacatatatagccagtacattgggggatgagtcccccaaaccccctccccgttctctgaaagtgacaggttttagtcagtacattggggggaaggccccccccatccccccccattggactctaaaaatagaattccttggagacgctgaacaataaggccccataaagaaatagtccccgccccggtagctgtctcatatctgctgaaagaagcagctctttgtggtgaaataataattgaatgcatgtcatgacacccaggagctttttctcatttctgaaacagttgcatggttggaataaattgccaaatcagtccgtcaaatctctatgcaatgaaaattgaaatgtcacaactgtctccaccgacgttgtcctgtatgtcctagcagacgatttttaaataaatgatgtgattgatataccattggaatgaattatttcttcaatgatatgaaagttgaaaaccctctgacatgtcggagtacaaaaatgcagaggcaagacacatcatgcatgtcatgacacccaggagctttttctcatttctgaaacagttgcatggttggaatgaatttccaaatcagtccgtcaaatctctatccaaatggaactttaagaccactctataattgtgcagtagtgttaaaactgacctttttgaagtaaagtacgtaaatccagaagaagaggacgtttgctttggtctgcaataaaatgtcacatctgtctccgccgacgttgtcctgcacatatgtcctagcagacgatttttaaaatcatgatgtcccacacccgcacttcagtggcgccggtgcaaggaggataccgcggtgacgtcacggcttttccaagatggcgctgcatattgtaaacaaactcgatccacggccaagggaaaatcaagtcatcaaaaaagttagatttttcgcatcaaatcagagttatcagtacttttctgctatgaaataagtcttcagacaataagctatcatttgaataatgaaaagtgctgttttgatggggaaaaataggtttttttaaaccaaatagccggcaccgatcttccaaaattagcgatggtttcaaaacagtctcccagatatggggcaatctcttcattatcataatggaatttggaggcatgtttaaagattttacaagttcgagacctgtaatacctaaaactcgcatagatccccatagatcccctctatttgtcgagttagcgtccctaagatcatgcattttcggacactagaacgaaatcttcctgcggatatcgcggtttcggtgatgatttaaggagaaattgactgttcttagagttgtatgggacagatatgagttcatacttcatgaatacatgaatatattatgatatgggcgggcttctaagtcaaaaaacaataacaaactcaacttcatctctaccgtgtatcgcgtagtgcattgcctagtgtatttcgtagtgtattttagcggagacattatttcccattatttccgcactttggccacggcaAACGTCTTTTtaattcgtggaagttaatctgctctgtaaattttattctacacaggaagaatccatactaggtattgcaatatttcatgtctattggtgtttttgtgtaggcctacaggagcgcaccagacagtgagacgtggaaatgtgttcagtgctggtgctgtcagtagactgaatctgattggccatagcgatcactaatatgggtcgggatcacgtgatgtgacgtcaccgcggtatcctccttggcgccggtgtgaataaatctacttgcgtgaatggtcaatggctcatgaagtcatgaaataattgcgtcacgaggaaggaaacaatgggaatcatggtaactgtggttgcggtgcgtcgtgaaagcaggatcggcaagcgcggcccgtatggaatgcaacaaactgtaccggaaccggaactgccatgggtctgcacaaattttttcagattcgatggacatgatggatatatgaattttgtttacactttatatacatacgtaaccattacactcactacgttgtgtgagttaatatgtaaagagcaatctctagtgaactcacacaactgtttgacatgggggagccccccaaacccccgtccttctgacatatatagccagtacattgggggatgagtcccccaaaccccctcccccgttctctgaaagtgacaggttttagtcagtacattggggggaaggccccccccccaaccccccccccattggactctaaaaatagaattccttggagacgctgaacaataaggccccataaagaaatagtcccctcgCCGGTAGCGAAATTTTTATTCCCAAACAGGTTTGCTGTTAGAAAAAAAATCTGCCTTTTGATTGGTTCAAAGTTTTTTACGTCATCAGCAATGGCGGCGGCTTTGACTCTGTGAAATTTTGACCGCTCTGAACAAGAAAATACCGATTTCTTCTACGAGAATTATCGAAACCTTTATGTAAGTTTACTATATAGTGAAATTATTAATCAGTGCATCTAAAAGACTGAACTTCATCGTACTATAACTTGTAAATAATGCAGCAATCCGATTATAAAATGTTTGTTTACACATGGGCCAACACAGTACACAGATAGTACACAtcacgtatacatgtacatactcaaTGGTCCACTGTTCATATAGCCTATACCATAGCTTATGAGCAAGAGAAGAGGCTTGTTTATAggcttagacatgttagatataaagaaaacattttattcaGCGCTATAGACAGACTAGAGCCCAATAAATTAAGCCAAGGTGCACAGGCGCAGACGTTTGTAATTGTATTTCCCTGATCGCGATACACTGGtcactgtgtaggcctacatcaatgCATATGGGTTACATTCTGATGTACAGTGTAGATGTACACCAAGTATCAGGGAAAATAAtccttcgaatagagagtcTCGTTCATTTACAATCCACTACAGACGCGTGTGCCTATAGGGCCTATTACAATCAGTGATGGTATTAACAATGTCTATTTCTTCACTCCACAGGAATCCTTGCCTCCTGAATATGCTTACCACATCTGTAGTTACGAAGATGTTGAGGATGGCTATGAAACGGTGTTCAGGATTGATATCGGCAATGAAGAAGAGGCCAAAGCCTGGCTTGAAAAATACCAGCGCCAAACCAAAGTGACGTTACGCGTTGAAGCAACAAAGCCAAAAGATGGTTGGGTGAACCTGTTCAAGTGTTTCTACCGATGCCATCTCAAGACTCTACCACGGTCTGCAAGTGCTAgtcagaaactatcctcaaagaACACGAATTGTCCTGCCCAGCTAGTTCTGACAATCAAGCGCATCCCTGGAAAACTAAGCAGGTGAGTTTCATatacataatatacatgtacaggccatGCCATGAATGATATTCTTACCCTGTATGACTGCAGCTGTAATTCTCCGTTAGAAAACTGGTTTACATTGGTCATTGATAAAGTTAATGTGCCTTCGATATTGAAAATGTACTTCATAGGAATGGAGTTATCAAGGTCAGTTTCAGGAAACCTACATTACAGTACAAACTACAATTCATTAATTGTTCATTTCAGAGCCAAAATGAAGGATCTTCACCTACCAGCGTATCAAGTTGTTGTCAAGCTCTCCCACCGCCATAACCATGTGATTGATAGTGCTGATAGCCTAAAGCATAGAGATGTAAGTGAAGAGACAGTtgccaaattcaaagacctgttCTCTAAAGGGCATTCACCAGCATCCGCTCTCAACACCCACAAGCTTGATCTACAACTACACTACGACCAAGACTATGTGTATGAAGCTGCTGATCGTGCCAATTGTCCAGACATACAGTTCTGTCACAGGTAAGATTTATAATCCTTCTCCCTCCAAAAAATTGGAACCCATCAAGACAGGTGATTTTGCTTGCAATAAAGCCCAAAAATAACAATAAATTATCATGTGTAGTCACCAAGAATATTTTCACATTTCAGGCTGTATCGGAAGATCTTCAATAAAGCCTACGGTGCTGCTAGTGGGGAGAAGATGCTGCACGACCTGGAAGCAGCAATCGAGTCCTACAACAGTGAGAAGGGTGAAGTGTGCGGCAGGATCGACCAAGTCAATGGCAAGATCGCAATCGCGTTGTGCAGCCCTCTTATGAAACGTGTCAGCCAGAAGCACGAATACAGTGGAGAACTTGTGTTTATAGATGCATCGGGGGGCATGGATCGATATGACTGTAGGATCTTCATGCTTCTAACTCATAGTGCTGCTGGCGGATTACCACTGGGGTGCCTGATTGTAACCTCAGAGTCCAGGGAGTGTGTAACTCTGGCATTGAAACTGTACACAGAAATAATGCCTAGAGATGCTTTCTTTGGCCGGGGTGCTCTTGGTCCTCAGGTGTTCTTATCTGACGATAGTGAGGGCAGAAAGGCAGAGCCTTGCATCAGTGTTTCCACAGGCCACATTGATTCTTTGCGTTTTCCACTTGCTGCAGGCAGTGTGGAGGTTCCTGTGGGAAAGCAAGAACAACATCCGAAGAGAGCACAGGCAACAGTTGCTTTTTGCAGTAAAAAAGATGACTTTCGCCATGACTGTTGAATCACTCGAGGAAGCCTATGAAGAGCTTCAGGATAGTGAAGTTGCTCGTCTCTACCTTAACTTCATAGCCCATGTTGAAAAGCTCTACAATCGTCGTCAGACATGGGCAGTCTGCTATCGTTCAGAGTTACCCACCCGGGGTAACAACACCAATAACTATGTTGAAGCTGCTATGAGGATCCTCAAGGACCAGATCTTTGAACGTGTGAGAGCCTACAATGTGGTCCAGCTCTTTGACTTTCTCGTCACTCGAGTATCCAGTTACTATGAGCGTCGCCTCACTGACTTGGCCAATGGGCGTAtcgatgtgactgtctcaaagaAGTATCTCCCTGGTGGTTCATCGATTCCTGTGGCGAGCATCACCAAGGTTGCTGCCCACTACTACGAGGTCAAGAGTGAGACAAGGGAGAATTCCACATACTTCGTTGATACCCAAATCGGTATTTGCACTTGCATTGCAGGGATGGGTGGCGCTCCCTGCAAACACCAGTATGCTGTTGTGAGGAATTTCAATGAGTCCTCATTGAATTTCTTGCCAATGAGGGACCCTCACTTGCGAGAACAGATGCTCTTTCTTGCAACTGGTCAGAAGAATGCGAGACCTGGATGGTTTGCATCCCTTCCCATTGCTGGCTTGCCACAACTGGAGGAGCCTGTACGACATGTACGAGGACCAATAGAAAACCAGACGGGCGgccagaatgatgatgatgatgatgatgatgatgatgatgatgatgatgatgatgatgatgatgacgatgctatACCTGAAAACTGCACTGCAACTGCACCGCCCAGTGCCAATGCGGCTGTTGAGTCCTTGAACGCCCAGAGGATGATGCAGAATAGGTTTGATGAGAGGAGCAGTACTCCGATGGCATTGCAGTCCAATGGTGTTGAAAATGATCCCGCCGGTAAAGAAAAACTAGCCACATTGGAAGGTGCTGTGAATGACTGTGCCAGTCAGCTCATTCTTATGCTCAGGCGTGATCCTGATGAATTCAGTCAACCAATTGAGACATTTGTGAGACAGTTCAGTTCACTGAAAACAAACTCTGCTTTTGTTGGTGCCCTGAAGACTTTCGGCAAATACACCGGTGCTTCCCTGGATATGTCCTCTTCAAGAAAAATCAAACAGGGAAGGAGGAAGGGAGCAGCCATCAAAGTTCAGCCAGCTGCTGTGAGTAGGCGCAAAACTGTGCTTGGCGGACGTAGATGCCTTCACACAGGTCGAAAGGTTAAAGATGTGTGCGACAGTGAGCTGAAAAAACGAAAGGCAGTGGACAGTTGTCAGTTGTTGCCAAAGAAGAAACCGAGGAAAGCTCCCCATTCTCTCAGTCAGTGCGTAGCTAACAATGAGGGGATTGGTCGAAATAAATCTTCTAAGTGGTAATTGACAATGACTTTCTCTATGGCTGGAATCAAATTGCGTACATTGTAGATGTAAATAAATGGTTGCCCCCTAACGGAACCTTTAGCATGTTCCTTTTTACCTCTTGTAGTATAACCGTATGTTCATTTCAAATAGCAGTATTGTAGTATTGTAACTaataaaaaacatgtttgaCATTTTTTATCTTGTGTCCTTATTTAAATGCTTCTGGAGACaccaatgcaatctcaaatgaTATAGTAGTACTGCAAGGTAAAACGGGAGCTACCTGCTACAATGAACACTATTTGAGGGACTGATGCAAAGCTCAAATAATATACATTGTAGTAGTACTGCAAGGTAGCACAGGAGCTGCCTGCTACAATGAACACTATTTGAGGGACTGATGCAAAGCTCAAATGATACTAGTACTGCAAGGTAGCACAGGAGCTACCCGCTACAATGAACGCTATTTGAGAGACTGATGCAAAGCTCAAATGATACTAGTACTGCAAGGTAGCACAGGAGCTACCCGCTACAATGAACGCTATTTGAGAGACTGATGCAAAGCTCAAATGATACTAGTACTGCAAGGTAGCACAGGAGCTACCCGCTACAATGAACACTATTTGAGAGACTGATGCAAAGCTCAAATGATACTAGTACTGCAAGGTAGCACAGGAGCTACCCGCTACAATGAACGCTATTTGAGAGACTGATGCAAAGCTCAAATGATACTAGTACTGCAAGGTAGCACAGGAGCTGCCTGCTACAATGAACTCTATTTGAGAGACTGATGCAAAGCTCAAATGATACTAGTACTGCAAGGTAGCACAGGAGCTGCTACAATGAAAGCTATACAGTAATGAGGaaaccctttggactgacaacttctgtccttaatagagagtgtgTCCTGATTACGGAGGTGTCCATTAAGGGAGGTTGTACTGCAGTCCAACCTCCCTTTAGTATAACCTCCCTTAATGGTCACCTGTACAAC encodes the following:
- the LOC135488258 gene encoding uncharacterized protein LOC135488258; this encodes MKDLHLPAYQVVVKLSHRHNHVIDSADSLKHRDVSEETVAKFKDLFSKGHSPASALNTHKLDLQLHYDQDYVYEAADRANCPDIQFCHRLYRKIFNKAYGAASGEKMLHDLEAAIESYNSEKGEVCGRIDQVNGKIAIALCSPLMKRVSQKHEYSGELVFIDASGGMDRYDCRIFMLLTHSAAGGLPLGCLIVTSESRECVTLALKLYTEIMPRDAFFGRGALGPQVFLSDDSEGRKAEPCISVSTGHIDSLRFPLAAGSVEVPVGKQEQHPKRAQATVAFCSKKDDFRHDC